Within Pseudomonas alloputida, the genomic segment TTGAAACCCGACCCGTCCTTGCGCTGCCGAATGACTGTGTGACCCACCCGCGCTCCCCTCATGGTGCCGAAAATCGATATGAAGACAAGAAATGCAATATTGTTGCAATTATAACCAAGCCAGCCGGTAATGGCAGACGGGTACAAAAGACGGGCATAAAACCCCGGTGCACGCTGTGCGTCAGCGCTTCGCACCGCCTGATAGACAGGGCGAAGCGACAAGAATTCGCCACCGGCACAAAAATACACCGCGCCTCATGCCCGCACAGCTCGGATCAACAGGCCTCAGGCCAGGGGACCATTGAGCAGCGGCACGAAACGCACAGCCCCCAGTACCCGACGGGAGAATCCATGCTCCTCGCGCACGATCAGCATCAGTTGCTGCGCTTCGCCGGCCGGCCCTACCGGGATGACCATGCGCCCACCGGGTGCCAGTTGGTCGAGCAGTGCCTGTGGCACTTCCGGCGCCACGGCGGTGACGATGATGCCGTTGTACGGCGCAAGCGCCGGCCACCCCTCACAACCGTCACCCCAGCGGAAGACCACGTTGCGCAGGTTAAGCTCCACCAGGCGCTCTTTGGCCCGGTCCTGCAGTACCTTGATACGCTCTACCGAAAACACTCGCTCGACCAGCTGGGCCAGGATCGCCGTCTGGTAGCCCGAACCGGTGCCAATCTCCAGCACCTTGTCCAGCGGCCCGGCCTCGAGCAACAACTCGCTCATGTGAGCAACCATGAACGGCTGGGAGATGGTCTGGTTGTGGCCGATCGGCAGCGCGGTGTCTTCGTAAGCCCGATGCGCCAGCGCCTCGTCGACGAACAGGTGGCGCGGCGTACGACGGATCACGTCGAGCACCTTGGTGTTCGAAACCCCCTCTTCGCACAAGCGCTGGATCAGCCGCTCCCGGGTACGCTGAGAGGTCATGCCGATGCCACGCCGCAGCATATCGTCCTCACGCATCAGAGCAGGCCCTCCAGCCAACCATCGAGCTGCTCGAAGGCATCATTGAAGGTGCGGTCGAGCTGCAACGGGGTAATCGATACGTAGCCTTGCATCACTGCGTGGAAGTCGGTGCCTGGGCCGCCGTCCTCGGCATCACCGGCCACGGCAATCCAGTAGCCTTCCTTGCCACGCGGGTTGACCACCTTGGTGGGCGCCGCCGCCCGCGCCCGGTGACCGAGACGGGTGAGCTGGATGCCACGGATGTGCTCCAGCGGCAAGTTGGGAATATTGACGTTGAGTACGGTGCGTGGCGGCAACACCAGACGCGACTGTGCTTCGACCAGACGACGGGCGATATAGGCCGCAGTCGGCAGGTTGTCCGGCTGGCGCGACAACAGCGAGAACGCCAGCGAGGTACCGCCGAGGAAGCGGCCTTCCAGCGCCGCAGCGACCGTTCCCGAATACAGCACGTCATCGCCCAGGTTGGCACCGAGGTTGATCCCCGACACGACCATGTCCGGCATCTGCGGCAACAGCCCATTGAGCCCCAGGTGCACGCAGTCGGTCGGCGTGCCGTTGAGGCTGATGAAGCCATTGGCCAGGGTCTGCGGATGCAGTGGCCGGTCCAGCGTCAGCGAACTGCTGGCGCCGCTCTTGTCTTGATCCGGGGCGATCACCGCGCACTCGGCATAATCCGCCAGCGCAGCGTGCAGCGCGGCGATGCCAGGTGCGGTAACACCGTCGTCATTCGAAATCAGAATACGCATGGGCTGTCCGTCTGCCCTGCCGACACCAGATCCACGACTTCACGCACCACCACGGTGGCGAAGCATCCGGCCGGCAGGACGAATTCCAGTTGCAGGATATCAGGCTCGGGATAATGCCACGTCAGGCCGCCAATAGGGAGCCGCAGAATTCGCCGTTCGTGATCCATGCCCGCCTGGGCCAGCCACTGGCAAAGTGCCGGCTGACGTGCGCCGATAGCGTTTTCCAGCTGCGCAGGCGCACCGCCAGCAGGTGAAGCGCCTTCCCCCCACATCGGGCCGGTTGGATGCAGGTCGAGAATCGCCAGGCGCGGGTCGGCACATTCCGCCTCACCCGCCGGGAAGAAACTGCGGCTGTCGGTGAACGCCAGCAGGTCGCCGACCTGGGCTCGGGCCCAGCTACCGTCAGCCACACGCGCAGCCAGCAACTGATTGAACAGGTAGCTGCGCCCGGCCGAAAGCAGCCGCGAACGCACGTTGCGCTGTTCAGGCAAAGCCTTGCGCGCGGCCCAATCGAGGGCGTCATGGACGTTGCCACCCCCGTGCCCGAAGCGCTGGGTGCCGAAATAGTTGGGCACACCTTGCTGCCTCAGCTGCTCCAGGCGGGCATCCACCGCCTGGTGATCGGCAGCCAGGGCGGTCAGGCGCAAGGTGAACCCGTTGGCCGAATGCGCGCCGCGCTGCAGTTTGCGCTGGTGACGCACCTGCTTGAGCACACGCAGGCTGGCATCCTCGGCACGCGACAGATCCGGATCGGCCTTGCCCGGCAGGTGCAGGCTGAACCACTGGCGGGTCAGCGCCTGGCGGTCCTTCAGGCCGGCGTAGCTGATGCTGCGCACCGGCACGCCAGCGGCGCGGGCGAGGCGCCGGGCGGCTTCTTCAGTGTTCAGATCACGCTTCTCGACCCACAGCCACAGGTGCTCGCCTTGGCCCGATAGCGGTATATCGAGGACTTCGTCAACCTGAAAGTCTTCGGCGACCGCTTTGAGGATGGCGGTGCCCAGGGGTTCGCCCGATGCGCGCGGGCCCAGCAATTCCAGTTCGGTCATGCTGGCAGCAGCAGGGCGACCGAATGCACGGCAATGCCCTCCTCGCGGCCGGTAAAGCCAAGCTTCTCTGTGGTGGTGGCCTTGACATTGACCTGGTCGAGCTCGACCTGCAGGTCTTCGGCGATCAGCTGGCGCATGGTTTCGATGTGTGGGGCCATTTTCGGTGCCTGGGCGACGATGGTGGCGTCAACGTTGCCGACCTTCCAGCCCTTGGCCTTGACGATGCCGACCACATGGCGCAGCAGCGCGCGGCTGTCAGCCCCCTTGAACTGCGGGTCAGTGTCAGGGAAGTGCTTGCCGATGTCGCCCAGCGCCGCAGCGCCAAGCAAGGCATCGCTCAGGGCGTGCAGCAGCACGTCACCGTCGGAGTGGGCCAGCAGGCCGTATTTGTGGGGGATACGCACCCCGCCCAGGGTAATGAAATCACCGTCGCAGAAACGGTGCACATCGTAGCCGTGGCCAATACGCATAAGAAAACGCCCTGAATGAGTCAGGGCGTGATTCTACCTGCTTTGCAGGGGATTTGTGGGATTGGGGCTGCTGTGCAGCCCTTCGCGGGCACGCCCGCTCCCACAGGAGGCGTTAAACCCGCCCCAGTGCCACCGCATGATGGCGCAGGTGCTCCTCGATGAAGCTGGCAATGAAGTAGTAGCTATGGTCATAGCCTGGCTGCATACGCAGGGTCATTGCATGGCCACCTTTGCGTGCCGCCTGTTCCAGCGCTTCAGGCTTGAGTTGCTTCTCGAGGAAGTCGTCACGGTCGCCCTGATCCACCAGCAACGGCGGGCATTGGCCTGCCGGGGTTTCGGCCAGCAGCACGCTGGCATCCCACTCACGCCAGCGCCCACGGTCTTCACCCAGGTAGCGGCTGAAGGCCTTCTCGCCCCACGGACAATCCATCGGATTGCTGATCGGCGAGAATGCCGACACCGAGCGGTAGCGCCCCGGATTGCGCAAGGCGCACACCAGCGCGCCATGCCCACCCATGGAGTGGCCGCTGATGCTGCGCTCGCCCGACGCCGGGAAGTGTGCCTCGATCAGGGCTGGCAACTCCTCCACCACATAGTCATGCATGCGGTAGTGCTGGGCCCAGGGTTGCTGGGTGGCGTTGAGGTAGAAGCCAGCGCCCAGGCCGAAGTCCCAGGCGCCGTCCGGATCGCCCGGCACCTGCTCGCCACGCGGGCTGGTATCGGGGGCGACGATGATCAGCCCCAGCTCGGCGGCCAGACGCTGGGCGCCGGCCTTCTGCATGAAGTTCTCGTCGGTGCAGGTGAGGCCGCTGAGCCAGTACAGCACCGGCAGCTTTTCGCCCTGCTCGGCCTGCGGCGGCAGGTACACAGCGAACACCATATCGCAACCCAGCACCTTGGAATGATGCCGGTAACGCTTGTGCCAGCCGCCGAAGCTCTTCTGGCAGGAGATGTTATCCAGGCTCATGACAGACCTCAGAAGTGGATCACGCTACGGATGCTCTTGCCTTCATGCATCAGGTCGAAGGCCTTGTTGATGTCTTCCAGCCCCATCGTGTGGGTGATGAAGGTGTCCAGCGGGATCTCGCCTTTCTCGGACATTTCCACGTAGCTCGGCAGCTCGCTGCGGCCACGCACGCCGCCGAACGCCGAACCACGCCAAACCCGACCGGTAACCAGCTGGAATGGACGCGTGGAAATTTCCTGGCCGGCACCGGCCACACCGATGATGACCGACTCTCCCCAGCCCTTGTGGCAGCATTCCAGGGCGGCGCGCATCAGTTGAACGTTGCCGATGCACTCGAAGGAGAAGTCCACGCCACCATCGGTGAGGTCGACGATCACTTCCTGGATCGGGCGATCGTAGTCCTTCGGGTTGACGCAATCGGTGGCACCCAACTGGCGGGCGATTTCGAACTTGGCCGGGTTGATGTCGATGGCGATGATACGCGAGGCCTTGGCCTTGACCGCACCGATCACGGCCGACAGGCCGATGCCACCGAGGCCGAAGATGGCCACGGTATCACCGGGCTTGACCTTGGCAGTGTTGAGCACCGCGCCGATACCGGTGGTGACGCCGCAACCCAGCAGGCAGACCTTTTCCAGGGGTGCTTCTTTCTGGATCTTGGCCACGGAAATTTCCGGCAGCACGGTGTATTCGGAGAACGTCGAGGTGCCCATGTAGTGGAACAGCTGCTGGCCCTTGTACGAGAAGCGCGTGGTGCCGTCCGGCATCAGGCCCTTGCCCTGAGTGGCGCGGATGGCCTGGCACAGGTTGGTCTTGCCCGAGAGGCAGAACTTGCACTTGCCGCATTCCGGGGTGTACAGCGGGATGACGTGGTCACCCACGGCGAGCGAGGTCACCCCCTCGCCTACCGCTTCGACGATGGCACCGCCTTCGTGGCCAAGGATCGACGGGAAGATACCTTCCGGGTCAGCACCGGACAGGGTAT encodes:
- a CDS encoding protein-L-isoaspartate(D-aspartate) O-methyltransferase, producing MTSQRTRERLIQRLCEEGVSNTKVLDVIRRTPRHLFVDEALAHRAYEDTALPIGHNQTISQPFMVAHMSELLLEAGPLDKVLEIGTGSGYQTAILAQLVERVFSVERIKVLQDRAKERLVELNLRNVVFRWGDGCEGWPALAPYNGIIVTAVAPEVPQALLDQLAPGGRMVIPVGPAGEAQQLMLIVREEHGFSRRVLGAVRFVPLLNGPLA
- the surE gene encoding 5'/3'-nucleotidase SurE translates to MRILISNDDGVTAPGIAALHAALADYAECAVIAPDQDKSGASSSLTLDRPLHPQTLANGFISLNGTPTDCVHLGLNGLLPQMPDMVVSGINLGANLGDDVLYSGTVAAALEGRFLGGTSLAFSLLSRQPDNLPTAAYIARRLVEAQSRLVLPPRTVLNVNIPNLPLEHIRGIQLTRLGHRARAAAPTKVVNPRGKEGYWIAVAGDAEDGGPGTDFHAVMQGYVSITPLQLDRTFNDAFEQLDGWLEGLL
- the truD gene encoding tRNA pseudouridine(13) synthase TruD, whose protein sequence is MTELELLGPRASGEPLGTAILKAVAEDFQVDEVLDIPLSGQGEHLWLWVEKRDLNTEEAARRLARAAGVPVRSISYAGLKDRQALTRQWFSLHLPGKADPDLSRAEDASLRVLKQVRHQRKLQRGAHSANGFTLRLTALAADHQAVDARLEQLRQQGVPNYFGTQRFGHGGGNVHDALDWAARKALPEQRNVRSRLLSAGRSYLFNQLLAARVADGSWARAQVGDLLAFTDSRSFFPAGEAECADPRLAILDLHPTGPMWGEGASPAGGAPAQLENAIGARQPALCQWLAQAGMDHERRILRLPIGGLTWHYPEPDILQLEFVLPAGCFATVVVREVVDLVSAGQTDSPCVF
- the ispF gene encoding 2-C-methyl-D-erythritol 2,4-cyclodiphosphate synthase; the encoded protein is MRIGHGYDVHRFCDGDFITLGGVRIPHKYGLLAHSDGDVLLHALSDALLGAAALGDIGKHFPDTDPQFKGADSRALLRHVVGIVKAKGWKVGNVDATIVAQAPKMAPHIETMRQLIAEDLQVELDQVNVKATTTEKLGFTGREEGIAVHSVALLLPA
- the fghA gene encoding S-formylglutathione hydrolase; the protein is MSLDNISCQKSFGGWHKRYRHHSKVLGCDMVFAVYLPPQAEQGEKLPVLYWLSGLTCTDENFMQKAGAQRLAAELGLIIVAPDTSPRGEQVPGDPDGAWDFGLGAGFYLNATQQPWAQHYRMHDYVVEELPALIEAHFPASGERSISGHSMGGHGALVCALRNPGRYRSVSAFSPISNPMDCPWGEKAFSRYLGEDRGRWREWDASVLLAETPAGQCPPLLVDQGDRDDFLEKQLKPEALEQAARKGGHAMTLRMQPGYDHSYYFIASFIEEHLRHHAVALGRV
- a CDS encoding S-(hydroxymethyl)glutathione dehydrogenase/class III alcohol dehydrogenase translates to MIKSRAAVAFEAKKPLEIVEVDVAMPKAGEVLLRVVASGVCHTDAYTLSGADPEGIFPSILGHEGGAIVEAVGEGVTSLAVGDHVIPLYTPECGKCKFCLSGKTNLCQAIRATQGKGLMPDGTTRFSYKGQQLFHYMGTSTFSEYTVLPEISVAKIQKEAPLEKVCLLGCGVTTGIGAVLNTAKVKPGDTVAIFGLGGIGLSAVIGAVKAKASRIIAIDINPAKFEIARQLGATDCVNPKDYDRPIQEVIVDLTDGGVDFSFECIGNVQLMRAALECCHKGWGESVIIGVAGAGQEISTRPFQLVTGRVWRGSAFGGVRGRSELPSYVEMSEKGEIPLDTFITHTMGLEDINKAFDLMHEGKSIRSVIHF